A stretch of Miscanthus floridulus cultivar M001 chromosome 13, ASM1932011v1, whole genome shotgun sequence DNA encodes these proteins:
- the LOC136498847 gene encoding WUSCHEL-related homeobox 10-like produces the protein MDSHLGQAQAHHRGGEGEPTTARSRWAPKPEQILILESIFNSGMVNPAKDETARIRRLLERFGAVRDANVFYWFQNRRSRSRRRARQLQQVCGAGAAPQHPTAAAAVDGNLHGQNDSVSLFALHGQGQARTAGMPAVAPMPPAVASSPHLFSDDIDGGDDLFAISRQMGLMWRGGDQHRCGYTANDASQLSYQPTGTTTAAAASIQVFINGVVYEVPGGGALLDLAGTFGHDAMLVHSSGEILPVNENGILMKSLQMGECYYLVSRST, from the exons ATGGACTCCCACCTCGGCCAAGCACAAGCCCACCACCGCGGCGGCGAGGGCGAGCCAACGACGGCGAGGTCGCGGTGGGCGCCCAAGCCGGAGCAGATCCTGATCCTGGAGTCCATCTTCAACAGCGGCATGGTGAACCCGGCCAAAGACGAGACGGCGCGCATCCGCCGCCTCCTGGAGCGCTTCGGCGCCGTCCGCGACGCCAACGTCTTCTACTGGTTCCAGAACCGCCGCTCCCGgtcccgccgccgcgcccgccagcTCCAGCAGGTCTGCGGCGCCGGCGCGGCCCCGCAGCACCCAACTGCCGCCGCAGCCGTCGACGGCAACCTCCACGGCCAAAACGACAGCGTTTCTCTCTTCGCCTTGCACGGGCAAGGCCAGGCACGCACCGCCGGCATGCCCGCGGTTGCGCCGATGCCGCCTGCGGTCGCGTCGTCGCCCCACTTGTTTAGCGACGACATCGATGGCGGGGACGACCTCTTCGCCATCTCACGGCAAATGGGGCTCATGTGGCGCGGCGGCGACCAGCACCGTTGCGGCTACACGGCTAACGACGCCTCCCAGCTGAGCTACCAACCGACTG ggacgacgacggcggcggcggcgtctatCCAGGTGTTCATCAACGGTGTGGTGTACGAGGTGCCAGGCGGTGGCGCATTGTTGGACTTGGCTGGCACGTTTGGGCATGACGCGATGCTGGTCCACTCCTCCGGCGAGATCCTACCGGTGAACGAGAACGGCATCCTCATGAAGAGCTTGCAGATGGGGGAATGCTACTACCTG GTTTCGAGATCAACTTAA